ATTTTCATAAAAACTCTTAATGGACTGCAAATTGCTGCGCAGAGCGTCAATGGTTATGAAGTTTTTTTGATTTACAACGGCTGCCGGATAAGGAACGTATTTTGCAGTGAATTTAGTTAACTTATTGCTAGTACCAAAGCCATAAATCAAAATTCCTATCAAAACAAAATAGGCGGCAATGGCAATTATCAGAGCGTAAAAAACTGTGGATATTTTCAGTTTTTTATCGGCTTTTTTATTTTCATCTGTTTTATTTTCTTTTGTGGCCATTGGCTTTTAAATCCGCTTACATTCGCTAGTTATTAATATTTAAAAAACTGATTCCACCATTTTATATGGTTGGGAACTTCTTCTTCCGGATTACTTACCTGCTCATTATTGGCACTTTCTGCTCTGCTTTCAAGGGAAGGACTGGGTTTTACAATTACTACTTTTTCATCCGGTTTTTGAAAATTAAGTTTTTCCTTGGCCACTCGTTCCTGAAATTCCGGCGTTTCAAAATAAAAAATCTTTTCCCGCAAATCCTCGTTATTCTTCCGGATTTGCTCGGCTTCCTGACGCAGCAATTCAATTTCTTTTTCAATTTGCTTGTTGCGTCGCGCTTCTTTCACTGTCACATAAGAGACAACCGCCGTCACTGCTAAACCGAGAGTTAAAAACAGCAGAGTCAAAAAAATGCGTTTTCTCATGTTTTTAATAACGGCTAAGTAGCGGCGCGAACAAAAACCCGATCATTGAAATAACCGCCAAAAGGGAGATGATAACCCAGATTACGTAAAATTGTTTTCTTCTTCGCTTGATGCTCATAGTCGCGCTGTAATTATTATATCCCAAAATAATCTAAAATACAATCTTTTCTCACTTTTTTAATACCGCCAGGAAGGCCTCTGATGGAATAGTCACCCGGCCGATATTTTTCATTTTTTTCTTCCCTTTTTTCTGCTTTTCCAGGAGTTTTCGTTTGCGGGTTACATCGCCTCCGTAGAGTTTGGCGGTGACATCCTTTCGGAAAGCCGCAATGGTTTCGCGAGCAATAATCTTTCCACCGACCGCCGCCTGAAGCGCCACGGTAAAATTTTGTTTTGGAATGGCCTCTTTCAGTTTTTCCACAATCCGCTTTCCTTCGCTATAAGAGCGATTCTTAGGAACAATCCGGGAAAAAGCATCCACTTTATCACCAGCAACAAGGATGTCCAACTTTATCAGGTCATTTGGACGATACTCCAAAAATTCATAGTTCATGGACGCGTAACCGGACGAAGCGCTTTTCAAATCATCGTGCAAATTAACGATGACATCCGTCAATGGACAGTTAAAATTAAGAATAATCCGCTCACTGTCAATGTACTCGGTATTTTTATATTCAGCCCGGGTGTTCTTCATCACTTCCATAATCGGCCCCAGAAAACTCACTGGAGAAATAATGTCCAGTTTCACATATGGCTCTGAAATGCTTTCGATTATGGAAGGATCGGGCATTTCGGCCGGCGAATATATAAAAAACTCTCTGGTTTTAGATTTTTCTGCCGAAGGATGATTCGCCTCCAAAGAAGAGCTCTGATCCTTGGTCTTAATTTTATAAACAACACTGGGAGTGGTTATGGTCGGACTGATTTCAAATTCCCTCTCCAGCCGGGATTGGATTATTTCCATATGAAGAATTCCCAGAAAACCGCAGCGGAATCCCCTACCCAGCGCTAGATTGCTTTCCAGTTCAAAGACAAAGGCGGCGTCGTTAAGTTTAAGCTTTTCCAGCGCGTCGCGCATCATGTTATAGTCATCGCCTTCCACCGGGTAAAAGCTGGCGTAGACCATCGGTTTTACTTCTTTGTATCCCGGCAATTTTGATATTTGATTTTTTACATTTGATTTTGATATTGTGATTGTGTCGCCTACCCGGCACTGGTTAACGCTTTTTAGTCCAGTGGCAATGTATCCGATATCTCCGGCAGACAAAACTTCGGCTACAACCAATTCTGGTTTAAAATATCCGACTTCAATGACTGAGCTTTCGGTTGCCGTTGCCATCATATAAATCCCATCTTCTTGCCTCACGCTTCCATCCACAATTCGCGCATAAGCCAAAACGCCTTTGTAAACATCGTATTTGGAATCAAAAATCAGCGCCCGCAGGGACCTGTCGGAATTTCCTTTGGGAACTGGTATTTTTCTGATTACGGCTTGCAGTATCTCTTCTACTCCTTCCCCCGTTTTTCCGGAAGCAAGCAAAATTTCATTTTCCTGGCATCCTAAAATATGAATGACTTCCCTTTTTGTTTTTTCAATGTTGGCGTTGGAAAGGTCAATTTTATTAATAACCGGAATTATTTCCAACCCTTGTTCAATCGCCAGATAAAGATTGGATAAGGTTTGGGCCTGTACTCCTTTGGTCGCGTCAACGAGAAGAATTGCGCCTTCAACTGCTGCCAATGACCGAGAGACCTCATAATTAAAATCCACATGGCCCGGTGTATCAATTAAGTTTAAAATGTAAGATCGCTTTGCTCGTTCTAATTGTTCAACTTGATCACCTTTAACATTTTGAACATTATAAATCATTCTTACCGGCTGCAATTTTATCGTAATCCCCCGTTCCCTTTCCAGATCCATTTGATCCAAAATCTGCTCTTTCATTTTCCTTTTTTCAATCGTTCCGGTAAATTCCAAAAGCCGGTCGGCTAAGGTCGATTTTCCGTGATCAATATGGGCAATGATGCAAAAATTTCTAATATTATCCTGATCCATACTCGCCATTTTAACGCAATATCAATCTT
The window above is part of the Candidatus Moraniibacteriota bacterium genome. Proteins encoded here:
- the lepA gene encoding translation elongation factor 4 — translated: MASMDQDNIRNFCIIAHIDHGKSTLADRLLEFTGTIEKRKMKEQILDQMDLERERGITIKLQPVRMIYNVQNVKGDQVEQLERAKRSYILNLIDTPGHVDFNYEVSRSLAAVEGAILLVDATKGVQAQTLSNLYLAIEQGLEIIPVINKIDLSNANIEKTKREVIHILGCQENEILLASGKTGEGVEEILQAVIRKIPVPKGNSDRSLRALIFDSKYDVYKGVLAYARIVDGSVRQEDGIYMMATATESSVIEVGYFKPELVVAEVLSAGDIGYIATGLKSVNQCRVGDTITISKSNVKNQISKLPGYKEVKPMVYASFYPVEGDDYNMMRDALEKLKLNDAAFVFELESNLALGRGFRCGFLGILHMEIIQSRLEREFEISPTITTPSVVYKIKTKDQSSSLEANHPSAEKSKTREFFIYSPAEMPDPSIIESISEPYVKLDIISPVSFLGPIMEVMKNTRAEYKNTEYIDSERIILNFNCPLTDVIVNLHDDLKSASSGYASMNYEFLEYRPNDLIKLDILVAGDKVDAFSRIVPKNRSYSEGKRIVEKLKEAIPKQNFTVALQAAVGGKIIARETIAAFRKDVTAKLYGGDVTRKRKLLEKQKKGKKKMKNIGRVTIPSEAFLAVLKK
- a CDS encoding septum formation initiator family protein — translated: MRKRIFLTLLFLTLGLAVTAVVSYVTVKEARRNKQIEKEIELLRQEAEQIRKNNEDLREKIFYFETPEFQERVAKEKLNFQKPDEKVVIVKPSPSLESRAESANNEQVSNPEEEVPNHIKWWNQFFKY